The window GGTGGGGGAATATAAGATCCTTGCCGCCGCCGTGGATGTCAAAAGGATTGCCGAGGTATTTTGTGCTCATAGCAGAACATTCGATATGCCAGCCGGGTCTTCCGCTTCCGAAGGGCGCGTCCCATGCCGGTTCATCGGGTTTTGACGACTTCCACAACGCAAAATCGAGGGGGTTCCTCTTTTTATCATCGATCTCGACCCGCGCCCCTGCGATCATCTCGTCGAGCGGTCTTTTTGATAATTGTCCGTATCCTTTGAAGCTCTCAATAGAGAAATAGACATCGCCGCCGGCCTGATATGCATGACCCTTCTTGAGGAGCGTCTCGACAAGCATAATCATCTCGTCTATGTGTTCCGTTGCCCGCGGCTCATGGGTCGGGCGAAGGATATGGAGGGCGTCCATGTCTTCATAGAAAGAACGTATGTATTTTTCCCCGACTTCTCTCCAGGGGATCTTCTCTTCCAGGGATTTCCGGATGATCTTATCGTCGATGTCGGTGAAGTTCCTCACATAGGTAACATCGTATCCCTTCGTTCTGAGGTACCGGTAGAGGGTATCGAAGACGACAGCGCTTCTCGCATGGCCGATATGACAATGGCCGTAGACCGTCACGCCACAGGCGTAGAACCTTACCTTCCCTTCGTCTACCGGTTGAAAGTCCTCTTTTTTCCCCGAGATGGTGTTATAAACCTTGAGACCCATAGACCGTATTTTTAACACAGGCCCGGTATATTGTCAAAATTTATCTTGTCCGGGACCGGGGTCTACACTTCCCCTTATTTATTGACTTTTCCGGCATAATAGTTCAATATCTTGTGCGAAATGAAAAGGGAACTGGAACGACTTACAAAGATAAGGAACATCGGGATCGCGGCCCACATCGATGCCGGGAAGACAACGGTAACGGAGCGCATCCTCTACTATACGGGCAAGACCCACAAGATCGGTGAGGTGCACGAGGGGACGGCAATCATGGATTATCTGCCCCAGGAGCAGGAAAGAGGGATTACGATCACTTCCGCGGTAACAACGCTTTACTGGAATGATTACGAGGTCCAGCTCATCGATACACCCGGTCATGTCGATTTTACCATCGAGGT of the Syntrophorhabdaceae bacterium genome contains:
- the cysS gene encoding cysteine--tRNA ligase; translated protein: MGLKVYNTISGKKEDFQPVDEGKVRFYACGVTVYGHCHIGHARSAVVFDTLYRYLRTKGYDVTYVRNFTDIDDKIIRKSLEEKIPWREVGEKYIRSFYEDMDALHILRPTHEPRATEHIDEMIMLVETLLKKGHAYQAGGDVYFSIESFKGYGQLSKRPLDEMIAGARVEIDDKKRNPLDFALWKSSKPDEPAWDAPFGSGRPGWHIECSAMSTKYLGNPFDIHGGGKDLIFPH